The following coding sequences are from one Lasioglossum baleicum chromosome 18, iyLasBale1, whole genome shotgun sequence window:
- the Arv1 gene encoding ACAT-related protein required for viability 1, giving the protein MYRCVNCGAKIEELYRSYCPNVLKLLECDSCGHLADKYIEYDPAIILVDLILLDKRAYRHLLYNCDLKYYWKLVIIIWLVESFRTLSLCDQSMANNKILKAFQPAFDEHCNFYLVLLRTAFSFAAFVIVVVFLTRLNRFFCRSSSDKDSTTYLWKALVIGGSCKLLGLLEITWGHIFLAPHYFLILGYTLLCLLTAYSVVSDNGKLESLIILGIGTLMYNCASNFLSTTFQILN; this is encoded by the exons ATGTATCGTTGCGTAAATTGTGGTGCCAAAATCGAAGAACTATATAGAAGTTACTGCCCGAATGTTTTGAAGCTATTGGAATGC GATAGTTGCGGTCATTTGGCCGATAAATACATCGAGTATGATCCTGCCATAATCCTAGTCGATCTTATACTACTCGATAAACGAGCGTACAGGCACCTTCTGTACAACTGTGACCTAAAGTATTATTGGAAACTGGTGATAATTATTTGGCTCGTCGAATCATTCCGGACTCTTTCTTTATGCGATCAGAGCATggcaaataataaaattttgaaagcaTTTCAGCCTGCTTTCGACGAACATTGTAACTTTTACTTAGTGTTACTTCGGACTGCTTTCTCTTTTGCTGCTTTCGTTATCGTTGTGGTTTTTCTTACGAGACTTAATCGGTTTTTCTGTCGATCGAGCTCCGATAAAGACAGCACGACATATTTGTGGAAAGCTTTGGTAATCGGCGGATCTTGCAAACTATTAGGATTGCTAGAAATCACGTGGGGCCACATATTTCTGGCGCCTCATTATTTTCTTATTCTGGGGTACACTCTGCTGTGCTTACTCACTGCTTATTCAG TTGTATCCGACAATGGAAAACTGGAATCATTGATTATTCTTGGGATCGGCACACTGATGTACAACTGTGCGTCTAACTTCCTTTCTACaacatttcaaattttaaaCTAG
- the Wdr37 gene encoding WD repeat domain 37, which translates to MPGEPSITTGNKSSGKIKRISIPRVQSSTDTELQSQSGSTPLQPNAHHYAAFRIDPDDSVLPPALRCRLLDLFQQIEKEFEILYTENLGLQEKVDALNEKLERECYGSGERSLPLGDVADFPDTKSLSKQKSMAGNSTQKTKTTSNKLKAQTSKIVSSFKTPTMTCSMQREYSGHRDGVWEVSVGRLGQIIATASADHTARVWAVDSGRCLLQYIGHSGSVNSVRFHPTKELALTSSGDNSAHVWQAAVDWDFPKRQNSNEDLSALSCDKNVSGVIPLNEEQEEPPTLRTPVRELLGHTGVVMAADWLPDAEQVVTASWDRTANLYDIETGDIIHTLCGHDQELYHVSTHHTQRLCVTSSKDSTFRLWDFREPVHSVSVFQAHTETVTSAVFTREDKIVSGSDDRSVKVWELRNIRSPLATIRGDSAANRLAVSSTGIVAIPHDDRQIRLFDLNGQRLARLPRTSRQGHRRMVSSIAWTPDNGVCNLFSSGFDRLVLGWSIVHLKEY; encoded by the exons ATGCCAGGAGAACCATCTATAACAACTGGAAATAAATCTTCAGGAAAAATCAAACGAATTTCTATACCAAGAGTACAAAGCAGTACAGATACTGAATTGCAGTCGCAAAGTGGTTCTACACCTCTACAACCAAATGCACACCATTATGCTGCATTCCGTATAGACCCAGACGACAGTGTACTGCCGCCAGCTTTACGATGTCGACTATTAGATTTGTTTCAGCAGATAGAGAAGGAATTTGAAATTCTTTATACAGAAAATTTAGGCT TGCAAGAGAAAGTTGATGCTCTTAATGAAAAGCTTGAAAGAGAATGTTATGGTTCTGGAGAACGGAGCTTGCCTCTTGGGGATGTTGCAGATTTTCCAGATACAAAAAGTCTTTCAAAGCAAAAAT CCATGGCAGGGAATTCAACGCAGAAGACAAAAACAACTTCAAACAAGTTGAAAGCGCAAACAAGTAAAATTGTTTCCAGCTTTAAAACACCGACTATGACATGTAGTATGCAAAGAGAATATTCTGGTCATAGAGATGGTGTTTGGGAAGTTTCTGTTGGGAGATTAGGACAAATTATTGCTACAGCTTCTGCCGATCATACTGCTCGAGTATGGGCTGTGGATAGTGGACGCTGTCTTCTACAGTATATAG GACATTCTGGGTCTGTTAACTCAGTGCGCTTTCATCCAACCAAAGAATTAGCACTAACATCCAGTGGGGACAATTCTGCTCACGTGTGGCAAGCAGCTGTTGATTGGGATTTTCCTAAAAGACAAAATTCAAACGAAGACCTTTCAGCATTGTCTTGTGATAAAAATGTTAGTGGTGTAATTCCTCTAAACGAGGAACAGGAGGAGCCACCAACTCTGAG AACTCCAGTACGAGAATTATTAGGTCACACAGGTGTGGTAATGGCTGCAGACTGGCTACCTGATGCAGAGCAGGTGGTAACAGCTTCCTGGGATAGAACAGCAAATTTGTACGACATAGAAACTGGAGATATTATACACACGTTGTGTGGTCACGATCAGGAATTGTATcacgtctctacccatcacacGCAAAGACTTTGCGTCACTTCGAGCAAAGATAGTACTTTTCGTTTGTGGGACTTCAGGGAGCCTGTCCACTCGGTCTCCGTTTTTCAGGCACATACAGA GACAGTAACATCAGCCGTGTTTACGCGGGAGGATAAAATTGTATCAGGTTCGGATGATCGAAGTGTAAAAGTATGGGAGCTACGAAATATACGAAGTCCTTTAGCTACGATCCGAGGCGACAGTGCTGCAAATCGCTTGGCTGTTTCTAGTACTGGTATTGTTGCGATTCCACACGACGACAGGCAGATAAGGTTGTTCGATCTAAACGGTCAACGATTGGCCAGATTACCCAGAACAAGTAGACAG GGTCACCGGAGGATGGTTTCGTCGATAGCTTGGACCCCAGACAATGGGGTCTGCAATTTATTCTCTTCTGGCTTTGACCGACTAGTTCTTGGATGGAGCATTGTACATCTCAAAGAATATTGa